From Cardiocondyla obscurior isolate alpha-2009 linkage group LG27, Cobs3.1, whole genome shotgun sequence:
ATTGAAACAGCAATCCATTCGATATGCTGAACACCACTTTCTTCGCGCCGTATTGAGAAAGCAACGTTTGCCTTTCAATTATCGGCACGTTCTCCTTTATCGTATCCCGGTCCTTCTCAATTATTTCTTCAACGCCTTCAACATTCTCATCGTTTAGTGCTTCCTGCAATTTTTCCTCATTTTCCTGCTCCGTGTTCTCAAGATTCTCATCTTCCCCGATCTTTGTATCATTTGCTGCTTTGTTTTCAGCAACGAGAGCAGCGTTATCTTTGCTCCCCGTCGATGTAGCTTCCGCAATTTTCTCCGCCGGCTTGTATTTTGAAAGATCATAGTGGAAAGAATCTAATATTATCACTACTATTCTGACAACTTGCTTCTGGAATTCTGTGGAGGTCCTTAacttgtttaaataatatttcaagatAATTTCATAATGATGCCATGGTAACAGCTTGCACACCATACCAACGGTCTCAATTGCGGCGTCAACGAGACTGTTCTTGTGAATAAAAGTCTCATTGCACAAATACGACTGGCAGAGGGGAAGAATAAACTGCGTCAACGTTTTAGGATTAAACGGCTTCTGCAGTGTCTTAGCGAGCGTGCAGAATTTCAGTAATGCGCGAGCTCTCCTGTACAGCTGCAAATGCTGCAAGTTTTCAAAGAAATCGACCTCAGGGTCGATTTTATTGGCGAGCAGTGACAAGTCTCGCAAAACGGGGTGTACATCTGCGCATTCCAAGGCCATGTGTCCCAAAAGCGCTATCGACTGAAAGCGAACAGCCTCGTTCTTGCTCGTTATTCCCTTTCTTATAAGCGGTAAAATAGTGTCGTCTAACAAATAACGCCTGTTCAAAATATCGCTCTGGTGATCTCTCGCTAATTTCGCTGCGACGAGCTTCAGGCACTGGCCGGAGCAATCTCGCATCGCCAGGTCCGATTCAGttttcaaaaaatagaaacagtTGTATATTACAGCAACGCCAAACTCCAGGTTGATCACATTTTCCTCAGCCATGCGGTTGATCAATATAAAAGTGTCCAGTCTCTTTTGAAAGTCCGGCTGCTCGACCCACTTGCGGTCCCATGCGTTAAGGGCGGCCAGAACTTCGCAGTCTTTAATCATCGCCTCGCGATGCTCCTCTGCGGACTTTTCAGCGATGGTGCGACACAGCTGCAAACAAGCCTTGCGAGCGGGCACATCTGACACAGAGCCTATCAGCGGTACGATAGAACGTAAATGAACCTCCGGTTtattcacaatttttattagatttgcCACAGTTGTTAGCAATTCTACAACGGTTTCCTCGTTACCGCCGAATGTGGCCTTCTTGATTAGCACGGGTACTATCAGCTTTAACACCGTGTCGCATGTGTCGGCGTCTGTAACAAATTCAGAGATTCGCGATAGTATAATCAACTCTGTCTTGCTTATACCTCTGTTAGACCTCTTAAGTCTGTTCTTGATAAACTCCAGAATCTGAGGAACGTGCGGCAGAAGTATAGCGGAGCCGTAATTAATTCCGCTCGATAGCACCTTTTCCTCCACTTCCAGAACATCGCCGAGGATCGGCGTGAGCGGTAAAAACGGTGCATCATCTATCTGCATAGCGTTCTCGCTGGACTTCCCGTAGTCTTGTAGCGTCAGCATCTTCTCGATCATTTCTAGAATAGCGTTGACGACGGATTGATGCGTCTTGGAATTCGATAGGAGTCGTATGATGTACGGAAGAGGAGTAATCGACTTGTTGTCCTCCTGATGCTTCGCGAACAACGGATAATACCGCGAGTTCTGGCTCCACGCCATGAATAATTTCAGCAAAGTCGTGGGACTGTGTATACCTTCGACAGGCAGCTTTTCCAACAAGGGAAAGATCGCGACGTGAAAGACCGCGTCTATCTCGTGCCGTTTCCAGTTGTAGTCCTCAAAATGCGTGAAGAATCTAGCCAGTATACCGACGCAGCTGGTTCTCACGTTCTTGATCGTCGACAGATATCCCGAGTAAACCTCCCCGGATCTCTGTAAAATTCCGTTCACCTCGGCCAAGACGCAGATTAATATCCTGAGCAATCGCGGCAACAGCTTCATCGACATTTTACCACCAAATTGTTCTATCATAATCGCCAACAGATTAACGGTGCTCTGCATGCGTTTAGGCGGCATGACGTTATTTAAATCGACGGTATCGACGATATTCCCGGCGTATTTTCTCAAATCAAACGACTCGTCCACTTCCAACGATACGTACGACTTGAATGGTCTAAATGCCATCTTCACGAACACAATCATCTCGTCCTCTTGCGCACCACCTAGAAAAcgtagaataatttttctccgtGCAAATCCGCCGGCCTTCCCACCGGTTCTCATACCGGTCTTCATTATCATTTTAGCGTAAATAATTCTCATTATAATCGGAATGAGACTATCGCGATGTTCCTGCTCTATCATATTGCTCTCTTGGTCCAGTTTAAAGCGTGCAAGctcgttttttaaattcttctcGTCTATCAGACCGTACAAAGATTCCTTATATGGCAAAAGATACTTGTACTTGTACGCGAGGAGACAATTTAGAGCGGCTTTCTGGACGTCGGCGTTTCTTGAAGAAATCATGTCTAAATAAATCTGCTGCAACTCTGCCTCTCTGTGCATCATTTTTGGATTTTGCACCTTGTTAAATATTTCCATTTGGGCGAGCAGAAGTTTCACCTTGTTGCTTCTTTTCATCGCGTCCGCTTGTGCGATCTTTATAATCTTGTTGCGTTCTTCGTCGCTTTCATTCTCGTCATCTGTGTCGTTGTTAGTATCAATCGTCTCTTTGCGCTTTTCAACGTCGCAATACTTGCCCTCGTTGGAGTTGGATTTAAAGAAGTTTGCGTTAACAAAGTCGATGTACAATCCGGTTAAGTCTCTATTTTTTGTCTCAGCGTAATGCGAAAAATGGGCCATGCATTTCCAGAGGAGGATCttgtaattttcaaaatcaggCTTGTCATCGTGCTTCTCGATCCTCGCTTTCAGCGACGAGATTACGTGGCAATCAAACGATgactttttttctatctccGGCGCATTGTTGGATGTTAACTCTGCTAGAAACGTTGGCCAGAATTGTGCGCATTCCTTGTTAGCGTAAGTAGCTATAATTGCACTCACAGGCTGCCAGAgcagagaaaaattaacgtaCAAATTGCCAATCAAGCATCGTAATGGAAACTCGTAATacttttgatttaaattagatATCGCGAGCCCTTGAAATTCTAAAGCTTGTAAGTGCAACAACTTGTTGCGATAATTTTGTATCGTCGCAGATTCactttctattaaataaacaaGCTCCATAACACTCTTTTCACTCTTTTGCATTGAGGGCCTCTTCAAATCTTCAACGTTAgcaaataaagaatataaatgtGCCACGATCAATCGAACATTGCTATAAGGcgaactaaatttttttactatgctatcgtttaatttatcaaatgaTGCTGAATTTATGTAGCTCGCATGATACTCTGATGCAGAAAAATACGTTAAGCAGAGATCTACTGCATTTAAGATGTACTCGTTGTCATAATTAACAagatcaattatatttacgtCAGCTTTTATTAAAAGCTCGTGAAGGCTGCTCGGCTCCGACACATGCATCAGCGATTCgagcgttaataaaaatatgaaggCGGTTTTGTCAATATCCGCAGCATCGTTTGCGCTCTCAtactttgataattttttatataaaaataacaaaccatctctcaatatatttttaaaatcttcaCGTAATGGCTTTAGATGtggcaaaattattaaaattcttagcGCATCGAGTGAAACAGTATCGGTAGATAACGTTTTCAATTCTTGCGAGAGATAGTCGATACTTTTAGTCTCAATATTCCGTATATCGAGAATATATTTCTTCCATTTCTCCAAAGTTATTCCGTTAAGACAAGGTGGCCCTTTTGCGACGATTATTTTAGCGAGTAGAAGCAACGTTTTGCCGTCGAATCCGTTAGACACGCTGCGTCGCAGTACATGAGGCAGCACCAAGGTTTCGAATGAAgaataatgtattaaattttcaacagAGGAGTATAACAATTCCATATCGTTCACAGCCATAATTTTCAGTATCAACTGACTCGAATTCTCCTGCATTAACTTGACACTGGATGCCAAGAGAGTGGCTACAGACACGTTAATAACTTCTTGCAAGATACTGCTGTCTTCGTTAAACGCGTCCAGCATAACGACAAATCTTTTTGTCAAAGACGCAGCGTCGATTAAAAACCTTCCATTTTTgcagttaataataatacttacgagacgcagaaataaaattaaagcgtGCTTTTCTTCGGAGAATTCTAACGAACTCTTAGACTTCTCGACAAACGTGTCCATTATTTTTAGTATAACATTCCACATTACGTCACATTTTTGTGGATGTACGTTTTGCAGTATGCACGTTATAATCTCCTGCAGTACTTCGTAAGTGAGCGTTTGATTAATAGACTCATCTCGGAGAGCGTTGAAATAAAGAAGCAACATCTGCTCGCCACATGAATGAAACTGCCCAGTAGTGCCAGATACAACTTCAAACAGTAACTTTCCACAGCCCAGTATCTCATTTCCTTTGGCTTTCTCATTTCTGTCCTGCAAAATTCGTAATATCAATTTCAAGAAGGaatctttatctttaattttgcGAACTACAAACGCAAAACTTTCGGCTGcaaatctattaatataaactGGCTGTGTGTCACCTAGCAGTGGTAATAATAAAGGCAccacagtttttatattttttgtcaaatatCGCCACAGAAATTTAAACAGATATGCCAAAGTGGTGAACGCATATTCTATCTGATCGGCGTCTTTCGTTTGCAGcaagtaaattatttcagaGAGAAATTCAGGGAAACAATCGTAGAAATCTTTCTGAAGATCCCTTGCTGCTGCTACTactaatctaaaaaaaaaaattaattaattaataaaataaaataaaaaatatataaatcacaagaactattttaattaattttttatcattataatttataataattttataataattaataattaataaaatataataattaataaaaataaatttataataattaaaaaattaattataatttctgcGTGCTACTTACTCCAAAATTGGCTGTAGAAACAAGGGATCTCGTTTTCTCAGATACAGCATAAGCGTATCGATAACGTGTTGCTTTTTGTGAAGCAATTGGGGCAACGTTATGATGTTCCGCACTTCCTTCTTGAAGGCGGTGTAACCGTCCGTCAGGTTGAGGACGTTCCATTTCTGCAGCGTTTCGTGAAAGTAAGTCTCAACCTCCTCAACGTCGTCCTCGTTCCGATGTGCTACGCGATGGAAGACATCGACGTCGATCTCCGTCACTCTCTCGGAAAACGGCTTAAACTGCGGAAAGAGAGCCGGGTTTATAGAGCCACATGCGTCGGACTAGGTTAACTCTCAATTCTACTCACCCGGAAGACATTCGCCTTCTTGTGACGAGTCGGCTTGGTCTTCATACTAACGAATTATCTCGATTCACGTTAATTAGGTCCCGTCAATACATCcttcatattaatttaacatttaaaaccAAGAGCTGGAGCAGCCGGAAAATGGGAACGTGCATATATGTAGACATACACACCACGTGCGAAGTGAGCCGAGTAAAACAGTTATGCAGACTGAACTTTTTTCCTCCCCAGCCTGTGCGCGCTGACGCGAGTGCGCATCTCGACAACTTCAGGCGCTCCAGGCCACTCTAACCTTTAACCGATACCTTCAGCTGTTGATAGCTGCCGACGTGACAGATAAACGATGTTATGAGCGGAGTAGATCTTACCTGCGTGGCATCGACAAGTAACGCCGCGTGTTTTCTGCCCAACGACGACGTGGGGAAATGACGGAGTCGGCTTGAAAGGCGACGTAGGTACTAAATCTGTGAGTACCGTCGAGTAAATCGATGGCATAAATGCGCTCGGCTATCAGCGCTATTCTGTCGAGTCCGGTGCCCGACAACAAAATGTCCCATCCTGATTACGAGCAGACCGCCCACGATCACGCCGccctgctgctgctgctgagGCCGGTCGGCACGCAGATCAAGCCGAAGACGGTCGGCAGGCTGTGCGAGCGGATCGTCAAGGCCGGCAGCCGGTTCTCGGTCTCCGATTCCAGCGGCGGCACCCGGGAGATCCTCGCCCGGTTCGTCCGAGAGCATCCCGTGGAGAACAACGACTGGGGGGACTTCCAAACGCACAGGAGACTTCTAGGGTTGATCACCTTCGGCAAGTACGACAATCAGACCGAGCTGAACGAGCTGTGCAGACTGCACGAGACTCTGAAGGTGAAGTACAGCAGTACCTTGTACGATTCGCGAGCGATTCTTTTCGGTCCCGTGGAGTCCAACGGTCGTCACGAGCCACCGCCGGGCTACACCACGCCCGGCAACTTCAAAACGCGGGCGATATTCTACGCGGACGAGGCATGTTCCGATCTGGAGACGCAAACAGCTGAGTACCTCAATTTTCTATTCTGGATCCTGGAGTCTAAGAGACTGGAGCGCTCCAGAGAGAAGATAGACCGTGTCTCTCTCCTGCTGGCTCCGTTTGAGAAGAAAGATTTTATTGGGCTGGATCTCGAGTCGagaaataataagaagagATGCGTAGGTCGCATGACAAAGCACTTAGGAGATCTGTGTCTTCAAGCCGGACTTCCAGCGGATGCCctgaataattataattctgcCGCTAATATTTTGCAAGCCGTTAATGATTGGCTGTGGTTGGGCGCAGCGTACGAAGGGCTTTGCGCTACTTCGGTCTTAGTTCTTTATCCTAATATGTGTCGAAGTCTTCCATTGCAAAGAAATTCTTCCCTGCAAGAAGGAAGTCCGAGTAAGCAGAGgtatatttgtcttttttttttctcttgtcACGCAATTAAAGTTATTGAGAAAAgctaatttaaagataaaaattaatacgttatttttttcattgcgCAGACGAGGATCGCAGGCTCCTACAGTTTTGCCGTCTCCACCAAGTATAGATATGGTAAAGGCCAGCATGccacatattttattacctgAGGAAATATCGAAGAGATATCGTGAGGCTATAGTACATTATAGTAAATACCAATATGCAGGTATAATTGAAACTGAGGCCAGTTTTAAAGCTACAAGAATCTCAATCGAGCAAAACTGCACTTTGCAAGCTGCATCATATTTAAACAATGTTGTATTAATCAACTTGACGCTCAGCGAACAAGAAAAAGTATGTATTGTAgtattaacgtaattaaaaaaaaattttaaacatataaaactTACCATATTATTTCAGATCGATCGATTTACGACGTTATCCGATCTGTACACGAGCTTTGGTTTTGATAGAAAGGCGTCGTTCTGTTTGCGATTTGCCGCCACTCGTCATGTGTCGCAAAATAATCCTAATCCAGACTGGCAGcaatgttataatttaatgctGCAAGCTACATCTGGATTTAAATTATCCTTGGATCCTGTTGATATGCCAccaggttaaaaaaaaaatatatatataaattataaaaattataaaggttttaaaaattattttacgacttaaaataattttttttttttttaggcggACAAAGAGGATGGCCGGCTATacaaattcaaataataaatgaactTGTCGCTACCGCCAACAGAATGGGCAATCCTGCACTTACTACGAGACACTTGACGTTTTTACTTCAAACGATGTACAATCATTTAACACAGAACGAACGGAAGGATATCGCGCTTCAATTAAAGAATGTGTCTCAACAATGCGAGGGTGCACCAGTTCCTCttgtatgttaaaaaattataatacgcgAATAATGACATTAtctcatataaaattaacgatatcGTTTGCAATAGGTTTTAGATTCTGGCACCGTCATACCACCggctaatttattaaatataccgAAAACAAAATCGTTTACTTTGAAAAACATGCAGCCACATTTACAGCctcaaaaaatagaaagagtAAAAGAAGATCACGgcccatttttatttacgccGATTAATTTCGGATCGCTGGAGCGCAAAAATACTTCGAAGAGCAAAGTCGGTACGTGCATatcttgaatattattaataataagaatttaatattgtacggctctattaaaatttattaatgatataGATTACCTGTGGGTGGAAGGAGATATATGCGAGGTCTCGATGCAGCTGATAAATCCTTTACCGTTTGAACTGCACGTGTCCAATATGAGACTTTTAACAAACGGCGTGGTATTTGAATCGATACCAGAAAGTATTAGCCTGCCCGCTGAATCTGGCCCGATTGCAGTTACGTTGGCAGGCAGGCCCAAAGAAGTAGGAGATTTAGAAATACTTGGATTCAGCACGCATACATTAGGAGTTAAATCTAATTGTAGATTGAGATACATGGAAGGTATGCTACATCCTCAATATACGGTCGAAGTCATTCCAGCCTTACCGAAAATCGATGTAGCGACTAGTTTGCCTCAAACTGCCAGCTTCAGTTCCGGCGATAACATTGTTACGAGCGCTAGTATATCGCTCTACGGCGGTGAAAGGTTTGTGTAAAGGTTTACTGCAAGCACcgcaaaatttttgtttctttcgtCTTATTTTcacgcaaaataattttgatcttTTGCAGTGCTGAGTGTACCGTGACGATAACGAACTCTGGTCAAGTTCCTATCGAAATGGTCGATTTATCGGTACAATCCGCTCTAGATGCTGCAactgaaagtaaaatttttaaatggAGCGACGAGAATTTAATGACGCAATTGCCTTTACAACCTGGCAGCAGTGCAAGtcttactttatatttatatgcagtGACGGATTTTATAGCACCTTCAATCAGACACggtaacataataattattaattatattataaagataatttaatttgtaaattttaatattttcgtaatttatttttcagatattACTAGTAGTACCTGTCTTAGTCAGCCAAGCAGTTTAATGTCGCAATCGGGCCATAGTTCGTTACCATCTAGACTTAGTTCTCCATCTCACCATACGAAAAGGCAATCCGAACTTACATCTTCCTTTAGATCGGGAATAAGTTCACATTCCGGTCATTCTTCCTTAGCGAGCACGCGTCTGTCAAAACTTGCAGTACCTTTACACACGTCCAACATTATCGAAGGtcaattaagaataaaatattcaggAGGTGCGGGTTTAATAACCGGCTATTGCAGAATCTCATCGGTTTTTATAACCATTGAGATGCTACCCAGTGTACAGATCACTAATTGGGATGTATTGCCGGCTGAAACGTAAGTCGCAGagatgttttataaaataatatttatttatataatttgtatctTAATATTGCGTTTTATCtacaaaaattctaaaaattcttAGGCCATTGCAATTTTATCTTGTACTGGATGTGTCAAACATGACAAATCACGAAATGGAGTTACACTATacgcaaaataaatgtatatacatggAAGGTAAAGAACCATGCAGAATTCCCGTTCCAGTTGATCGATGTCcgcttaataaattatctatgGTAATAATGGAAATGCAATCTATTCGGAAACTGTACCGTAACGTAATACTGTTCAAATATCTTATAGTTAAATGGTACTGGTGACACAAGTGAACTTCAAAAAATATGTGCCGAGCATATAGCCTCATTAGTTGATCTACGCTGGCAATTATTAGGCACGGAATCAACAGGAAAAGCAACTCTATCTGGCATTACTTTAACTCAAGATATGTTGGATCTAGTCAGAATGAGTCCTTTACAATGGGGTGTGTATATATTACGCGTACATATAAAatactgaaaattatttaaaataaattcaacattgttttctttttttagaaataactATCAACGATATTATTGTTAAAGCGCAAGAAGAACTGTCATGTGCTTTAGGTGAATGCATTAGCGTTGGTGTTGGCGTATGCAATGCCTTGGAGCATCCACTGAGTGATCTTACattatcgattaatttctATCAGGATCATCACAATGgagttaataattatcaattggAAACAAGATTGTCTATAGCCGGAGCGAATAAAGTCATGCTGCCTACTGTGAGTCACAACTTTCATAAATGTTATTTGCAGTTATACAAGGTGgtcagacaccctgtatatatgtattaatacataatataataaattattattacgcacTTATTAAACGTTATCTATTTTATCGTGACTGAATAATAGTTACAGGAGTACGGCAGAGCCTATCATGAATGTCGTGTAGTATTTTTTACTGCTGGTCAGTACAAAATAGATATTCAATGCAGCAGTAAAGAATCTACTCCGAATTCTCCAGTACTTTATTCGGAGCTTGTAAACGCTGGGCATACATGGCGTTATATACCGCCCATCGAAATAACTGTCgacgattattaatattagtgGAATCACCGTCTACaccaataaattaatatatttgtaaaaaaatgaa
This genomic window contains:
- the LOC139112245 gene encoding small subunit processome component 20 homolog, producing MKTKPTRHKKANVFRFKPFSERVTEIDVDVFHRVAHRNEDDVEEVETYFHETLQKWNVLNLTDGYTAFKKEVRNIITLPQLLHKKQHVIDTLMLYLRKRDPLFLQPILELVVAAARDLQKDFYDCFPEFLSEIIYLLQTKDADQIEYAFTTLAYLFKFLWRYLTKNIKTVVPLLLPLLGDTQPVYINRFAAESFAFVVRKIKDKDSFLKLILRILQDRNEKAKGNEILGCGKLLFEVVSGTTGQFHSCGEQMLLLYFNALRDESINQTLTYEVLQEIITCILQNVHPQKCDVMWNVILKIMDTFVEKSKSSLEFSEEKHALILFLRLVSIIINCKNGRFLIDAASLTKRFVVMLDAFNEDSSILQEVINVSVATLLASSVKLMQENSSQLILKIMAVNDMELLYSSVENLIHYSSFETLVLPHVLRRSVSNGFDGKTLLLLAKIIVAKGPPCLNGITLEKWKKYILDIRNIETKSIDYLSQELKTLSTDTVSLDALRILIILPHLKPLREDFKNILRDGLLFLYKKLSKYESANDAADIDKTAFIFLLTLESLMHVSEPSSLHELLIKADVNIIDLVNYDNEYILNAVDLCLTYFSASEYHASYINSASFDKLNDSIVKKFSSPYSNVRLIVAHLYSLFANVEDLKRPSMQKSEKSVMELVYLIESESATIQNYRNKLLHLQALEFQGLAISNLNQKYYEFPLRCLIGNLYVNFSLLWQPVSAIIATYANKECAQFWPTFLAELTSNNAPEIEKKSSFDCHVISSLKARIEKHDDKPDFENYKILLWKCMAHFSHYAETKNRDLTGLYIDFVNANFFKSNSNEGKYCDVEKRKETIDTNNDTDDENESDEERNKIIKIAQADAMKRSNKVKLLLAQMEIFNKVQNPKMMHREAELQQIYLDMISSRNADVQKAALNCLLAYKYKYLLPYKESLYGLIDEKNLKNELARFKLDQESNMIEQEHRDSLIPIIMRIIYAKMIMKTGMRTGGKAGGFARRKIILRFLGGAQEDEMIVFVKMAFRPFKSYVSLEVDESFDLRKYAGNIVDTVDLNNVMPPKRMQSTVNLLAIMIEQFGGKMSMKLLPRLLRILICVLAEVNGILQRSGEVYSGYLSTIKNVRTSCVGILARFFTHFEDYNWKRHEIDAVFHVAIFPLLEKLPVEGIHSPTTLLKLFMAWSQNSRYYPLFAKHQEDNKSITPLPYIIRLLSNSKTHQSVVNAILEMIEKMLTLQDYGKSSENAMQIDDAPFLPLTPILGDVLEVEEKVLSSGINYGSAILLPHVPQILEFIKNRLKRSNRGISKTELIILSRISEFVTDADTCDTVLKLIVPVLIKKATFGGNEETVVELLTTVANLIKIVNKPEVHLRSIVPLIGSVSDVPARKACLQLCRTIAEKSAEEHREAMIKDCEVLAALNAWDRKWVEQPDFQKRLDTFILINRMAEENVINLEFGVAVIYNCFYFLKTESDLAMRDCSGQCLKLVAAKLARDHQSDILNRRYLLDDTILPLIRKGITSKNEAVRFQSIALLGHMALECADVHPVLRDLSLLANKIDPEVDFFENLQHLQLYRRARALLKFCTLAKTLQKPFNPKTLTQFILPLCQSYLCNETFIHKNSLVDAAIETVGMVCKLLPWHHYEIILKYYLNKLRTSTEFQKQVVRIVVIILDSFHYDLSKYKPAEKIAEATSTGSKDNAALVAENKAANDTKIGEDENLENTEQENEEKLQEALNDENVEGVEEIIEKDRDTIKENVPIIERQTLLSQYGAKKVVFSISNGLLFQLHRSIMAKTRQDSSHKVNKKKTAFETEEDDLLRVPIALALVKLLQKMPENLLDANLPGIFMKLCTFLKSRLDSVRRATREILQKIMITLGPKYLHHLLKEMNTLLTKGFQVHVLVYTIQAVLLALKPYFQKFDINDNLQSILSVCKVDLFGLTAEEKEVVGIIKNVSEAKSTKSFDIFHILAEFITESCLLDLILPLKEMLLKTHSHKTIHKIVECLRNVTLGLADNIYIPLEQLLIFLYGIISESIPCLMPEKDKKLAEEQQKGEAKALAPQQSNYFLIPAEPKNRMGIKVTAKTTKHANVHVIIEFGLKLYHILLKRDKVSSAEYKHYLEPFVIVLSDCLKSQHVKLCTLALQCLNWMVKMNLDSMQTSITDISTSMFSILHKYAAAGLSKGDNFDLVMATFKCMSVVIRDVKYFTIDADQLRILILYAEQDLHDSDKHATAFTLLKAVIHRKMIIDEMHTVMEKVAMLSITSELEHVKSQSRSVFYSYLMNYPLGKHLDKHIYFYLTQLSYEMQPGRLSALEMIHAIVVGFPLKTLTRRAEIIFIMTGTRLVDDDDPTCRKLCAKCIKEMLVRISFNDKNKLFDKWPVKWLNDPEIKYRTLAAQLCGIFVTVEKSDFDSRLPQVLPLLLKQFHAKFSLASDTKLDKCMESDYAVCSQENSNLKEERTKDHHIIQVLQLLLKIAHHTSFLTIEKHKDFIDSFAEYSQDLLAHPHLWVRLEAAQLIGFILATLDVEKIVELLNNPESDTTHKGYMYSKPSDTLKSLILDLVAQLYPDMTFEQLADQVVKNLIFIAKILKSVSGSVAKDHEQGDESTAKNSNNLSLLWLMRRLRRAINIEITQAPKSTSVRTATFKFIAGIVTAVPMEYLNSILFNLMSPLVREMTTTEEANVELRRLAKEVAAMIKKSIGNEEYVKILNRVQQKLDIKKAERRKVRVQQFVTDPELAAKRKIAKQQKKKEAKKRKLDTLKGRKIIKKRKKKELDNDL
- the Brun gene encoding protein brunelleschi, with product MRSAISAILSSPVPDNKMSHPDYEQTAHDHAALLLLLRPVGTQIKPKTVGRLCERIVKAGSRFSVSDSSGGTREILARFVREHPVENNDWGDFQTHRRLLGLITFGKYDNQTELNELCRLHETLKVKYSSTLYDSRAILFGPVESNGRHEPPPGYTTPGNFKTRAIFYADEACSDLETQTAEYLNFLFWILESKRLERSREKIDRVSLLLAPFEKKDFIGLDLESRNNKKRCVGRMTKHLGDLCLQAGLPADALNNYNSAANILQAVNDWLWLGAAYEGLCATSVLVLYPNMCRSLPLQRNSSLQEGSPSKQRRGSQAPTVLPSPPSIDMVKASMPHILLPEEISKRYREAIVHYSKYQYAGIIETEASFKATRISIEQNCTLQAASYLNNVVLINLTLSEQEKIDRFTTLSDLYTSFGFDRKASFCLRFAATRHVSQNNPNPDWQQCYNLMLQATSGFKLSLDPVDMPPGGQRGWPAIQIQIINELVATANRMGNPALTTRHLTFLLQTMYNHLTQNERKDIALQLKNVSQQCEGAPVPLVLDSGTVIPPANLLNIPKTKSFTLKNMQPHLQPQKIERVKEDHGPFLFTPINFGSLERKNTSKSKVDYLWVEGDICEVSMQLINPLPFELHVSNMRLLTNGVVFESIPESISLPAESGPIAVTLAGRPKEVGDLEILGFSTHTLGVKSNCRLRYMEGMLHPQYTVEVIPALPKIDVATSLPQTASFSSGDNIVTSASISLYGGESAECTVTITNSGQVPIEMVDLSVQSALDAATESKIFKWSDENLMTQLPLQPGSSASLTLYLYAVTDFIAPSIRHDITSSTCLSQPSSLMSQSGHSSLPSRLSSPSHHTKRQSELTSSFRSGISSHSGHSSLASTRLSKLAVPLHTSNIIEGQLRIKYSGGAGLITGYCRISSVFITIEMLPSVQITNWDVLPAETPLQFYLVLDVSNMTNHEMELHYTQNKCIYMEGKEPCRIPVPVDRCPLNKLSMLNGTGDTSELQKICAEHIASLVDLRWQLLGTESTGKATLSGITLTQDMLDLVRMSPLQWEITINDIIVKAQEELSCALGECISVGVGVCNALEHPLSDLTLSINFYQDHHNGVNNYQLETRLSIAGANKVMLPTLQEYGRAYHECRVVFFTAGQYKIDIQCSSKESTPNSPVLYSELVNAGHTWRYIPPIEITVDDY